A genomic window from Colletotrichum destructivum chromosome 7, complete sequence includes:
- a CDS encoding Putative cytochrome P450 — MDSSISSLHEEKLGFMAVPLTQRPTTGWMLKTDLLAYGGVLALVCPLLLALYNYYFHPIAHVRGPFIASISPIWLIRSVSGHRLNNDIERVHAKYGPVVRIGPNELSFATEEALKTIHNPGLDSGHFTKQGTIESLLAKLIWAAPNLLTTTDRTAHRRLRTALQPAFTAKALMEQEDIVLHHVNRAVESLGAELTDKTTVSISHHVGKMIWSIVGDLSFGEPLLHDQMSTYEKMKYTYGKGAPLLELFQFLTEIPIFGGLAKLPVMTVPHVFRVPKNFLLMNQLRGCIERQGGRKDFLTAILSAKESAGLTQAEILSNSALFAMVGYDTSATTLSAVFYHVLREPDHYRRIQKEVHGAYSSVSEITAQSVLRLSYLNACVQETLRLTPPINGRGSHRISPGAMIDGLYVPKGVNVSADIWTIQRRPEYWALADKFRPDRWTHNGPGTVFEHDVRTSYRPFLVGPRVCIGREMALQSIRLTVTKIAFVYDLEMANRDTFVWERDAGNDYVWHDYNVLVRKAA, encoded by the exons ATGGATTCGTCAATCAGTTCCCTTCATGAGGAAAAACTCGGCTTTATGGCTGTGCCCTTGACTCAAAGGCCTACCACTGGCTGGATGCTCAAAACCGACTTGCTTGCGTACGGTGGGGTTTTG GCTCTTGTTTGCCCTCTTTTGCTAGCTCTTTATAACTATTATTTCCATCCCATAGCACATGTCAGAGGCCCTTTCATTGCATCTATATCTCCT ATCTGGCTTATTCGGTCAGTATCGGGGCATCGACTGAACAATGATATTGAGCGAGTCCACGCAAAGTATG GACCCGTTGTTCGAATTGGCCCCAACGAATTGTCGTTCGCAACCGAAGAGGCCCTCAAGACGATTCATAATCCCGGGCTGGACAGCGGCCACTTCACGAAGCAGGGAACCATCGAGTCGCTTCTCGCAAAACTCATTTGGGCCGCGCCGAACCTACTCACGACCACCGATAGGACGGCTCACAGACGGCTCAGAACTGCGTTGCAGCCTGCCTTTACGGCCAAGGCGCTGATGGAGCAGGAAGACATTGTCCTGCACCACGTCAACAGGGCTGTCGAGAGCTTAGGCGCAGAACTGACCGACAAAACGACCGTTAGCATCAGCCATCATGTCGGTAAAATGATTTGGAGTATTGTTGGTGACCTGTCGTTTGGAGAGCCGCTATTGCATGACCAGATGA GCACGTATGAGAAGATGAAGTACACCTATGGCAAAGGGGCGCCTCTGTTGGAGCTGTTCCAGTTCTTGACCGAAATTCCAATCTTTGGCGGGCTTGCGAAGCTGCCGGTCATGACCGTGCCGCACGTATTTCGAGTCCCGAAGAACTTTCTTTTGATGAACCAGCTCAGAGG ATGCATCGAACGACAAGGTGGGCGGAAGGACTTCCTCACCGCCATCCTCTCCGCGAAGGAGTCGGCAGGCCTGACCCAAGCTGAAATCCTGAGCAACTCCGCTCTTTTCGC TATGGTCGGCTATGACACCTCGGCCACGACTCTGTCCGCCGTGTTCTACCACGTGCTTCGGGAACCCGACCACTACAGACGGATCCAGAAAGAGGTCCATGGCGCTTATTCGTCGGTCTCGGAGATCACGGCGCAGAGCGTGCTGCGTCTCTCGTACCTGAACGCGTGCGTCCAGGAGACGCTCCGCCTCACGCCGCCCATCAACGGGCGCGGGTCGCACCGCATCTCTCCGGGCGCCATGATCGACGGACTCTACGTGCCCAAGGGCGTTAACGTGTCGGCCGACATCTGGACGATTCAGCGCAGGCCCGAGTACTGGGCGCTCGCGGACAAGTTCAGGCCCGACCGGTGGACTCACAACGGCCCGGGGACCGTGTTCGAGCACGATGTTCGGACGAGCTACCGGCCCTTCCTGGTGGGACCCCGGGTGTGCATTGGTCGCGAGATGGCGCTGCAATCCATCCGTCTGACCGTGACCAAGATCGCTTTCGTCTACGACCTGGAGATGGCGAACCGGGACACTTTCGTGTGGGAGAGGGACGCCGGGAACGATTATGTCTGGCACGACTACAATGTTTTGGTGAGAAAGGCGGCCTAG
- a CDS encoding Putative adenosine deaminase domain, adenosine/adenine deaminase, metal-dependent hydrolase yields the protein MNGLEISPFIAALPKVELHIHIEGTLLPALRWKLAKRNNVPLQYDTYEALLESYNVFFNHRPEINGRVPGIPTFLEAYFAGCEVLKTEDDFYEMSMDYLRRCAEMNVRYVEPFFDIQAHTRRGVPAEDVLNGYLRAQRDGAALHGVRSNWIFCFIRDESLEDGLAAYETARPWAAGTVEGGKGLFHAVGLASNAFERPPMLFEAGFRRAKADGLHVTMHCDFGQKDTHEHVREAIFEVCAGQGAERIDHGLDAADREDLLRGLLDRGIGLTLCPHAYHRRTPTEVLFPKIRALWDRGVKFCINSDDPVYMHDVWVDGNMQKAYTYCRFTKADMVALARNGVDMSWASDEVKRELYRELDAVDVSD from the coding sequence ATGAACGGCCTAGAAATCTCCCCCTTCATCGCTGCCCTCCCCAAGGTCGAGCTGCACATCCACATCGAGGGCaccctcctcccggccctccgGTGGAAGCTCGCCAAGCGCAACAACGTGCCCCTGCAGTACGACACCTACGAGGCGTTGCTGGAATCCTACAATGTCTTCTTCAACCACCGCCCGGAGATCAACGGCCGCGTGCCCGGCATCCCGACCTTTCTCGAGGCTTACTTCGCCGGCTGCGAGGTCCTCAAGACCGAGGATGACTTTTACGAAATGTCCATGGACTACCTCCGCCGCTGCGCCGAGATGAACGTCCGCTACGTCGAGCCCTTCTTCGACATCCAGGCGCACACGCGCCGCGGCGTGCCCGCCGAGGACGTGCTCAACGGCTATCTGAGGGCCcagcgcgacggcgccgcgctgCACGGCGTCCGGTCCAACTGGATCTTCTGCTTCATCCGCGACGagagcctcgaggacgggctggcggcgtacgagacggcgaggccgtgggCCGCCGGCACTGTCGAGGGCGGAAAGGGCCTCTtccacgccgtcggccttgcAAGCAACGCCTTCGAGAGGCCGCCGATGCTCTTCGAGGCCGGGTTCCGCAGGGCCAAGGCGGACGGCCTGCACGTGACGATGCACTGCGACTTCGGACAGAAGGACACCCACGAGCACGTCCGCGAGGCCATCTTCGAGGTCTGCGCGGGGCAGGGTGCCGAGCGGATCGACCACGGCCTGGACGCGGCGGACCGCGAGGATCTGCTGCGCGGCCTGCTGGACCGGGGCATCGGGCTGACGCTGTGCCCGCACGCGTACCACCGACGCACGCCGACCGAGGTGCTGTTCCCCAAGATCCGGGCGCTGTGGGACAGAGGCGTCAAGTTCTGCATCAACAGCGACGACCCGGTGTACATGCACGACGTGTGGGTTGACGGGAACATGCAGAAGGCGTACACGTACTGCCGGTTTACCAAGGCGGACATGGTGGCGCTGGCGAGGAACGGGGTGGACATGTCATGGGCGAGCGACGAGGTCAAACGAGAGCTTTACCGGGAGCTGGACGCGGTTGACGTCTCCGATTAA
- a CDS encoding Putative TauD/TfdA-like domain, taurine dioxygenase TauD-like superfamily: protein MVPAPIDPSITDVAEPRKDTLGLPEATKARLVKAGVDLSNGYPYRPSRPLYLDDAYKIRNKEREYVDAGSRADKSKKNLLGAATKVTNLTAHIGTEIEGLQLKDLTPEQKDELALLIAERSVVFFRDQDLSPQQQKELGDWYGEVEVHPQVPQVPGVLGVTVIWPALMATERKANFRNPGGASRWHTDLVHERQPSGITHLHNDAVPPIGGDTLWASGYSAYEKLSPDFRKIIDGKYAVYRSAHTYLDRNDPEAGPKHIERAHPLVRVHPATGWKSLYVNRLFTTQIIGLDKAESDAILNYLFDVYEKNVDIQVRFKWIPNTSALWDNRITIHNASWDYEGNHPRHGTRVTSLAEKPYFDPEAPTRREALGLLGPDEKEELGIDGTTRGLKDFSL from the exons ATGGTTCCCGCTCCCATTGACCCATCCATCACTGACGTGGCGGAGCCACGGAAAGACACCCTCGGGCTCCCCGAGGCCACAAAGGCGAGACTGGTCAAGGCCGGAGTCGACCTGTCCAACGGGTACCCTTACCGCCCCTCGCGGCCGCTGTACCTGGACGACGCGTACAAGATTCGCAACAAGGAGCGCGAGTACGTCGACGCCGGTTCGAGGGCGGACAAGTCTAAGAAGAacctgctcggcgccgcgaCCAAGGTCACCAACCTGACGGCCCACATCGGCACGGAAATCGAGGGCCTGCAGCTGAAGGACCTCACCCCGGAGCAGAAGGACGAGCTCGCCCTGTTGATCGCCGAGCGCagcgtcgtcttcttcaggGACCAGGATCTGTCtccgcagcagcagaaagAGCTGGGTGACTGGTACGGAGAAGTCGAGGTCCAC CCTCAAGTCCCGCAGGTCCCcggcgttctcggcgtcACGGTCATCTGGCCCGCGTTGATGGCCACCGAGAGAAAGGCCAACTTCCGCAACCCCGGCGGAGCTTCCAGGTGGCACACGGATCTGGTCCACGAGCGCCAGCCCTCCGGCATTACCCACCTGCACAACGACGCCGTCCCGCCTATCGGCGGCGACACACTCTGGGCCAGCGGCTACTCCGCCTACGAGAAGCTGTCCCCAGACTTCCGCAAGATCATCGACGGGAAATACGCCGTCTACAGGTCCGCCCACACTTACCTCGACCGGAACGACCCCGAGGCCGGGCCCAAGCACATCGAGCGGGCTCATCCCCTCGTCCGGGTGCACCCGGCCACGGGCTGGAAGTCCCTCTACGTCAACCGCCTCTTCACGACGCAGAtcatcggcctcgacaaggcgGAGAGCGACGCGATCCTCAACTACCTCTTTGACGTATACGAGAAGAACGTCGACATCCAGGTCCGCTTCAAGTGGATCCCCAATACCAGCGCCCTCTGGGATAACAG AATTACCATCCATAACGCAAGCTGGGACTACGAGGGAAACCATCCGCGTCACGGCACGCGTGTGACGTCCCTGGCCGAAAAGCCATACTTTGACCCCGAAGCGCCGACCCGCCGTGAGGCTTTGGGCCTGCTCGGGccggacgagaaggaggagctTGGGATCGATGGCACCACGAGAGGGCTCAAGGATTTCTCTCTGTAG
- a CDS encoding Putative zn(2)Cys(6) fungal-type DNA-binding domain-containing protein, whose protein sequence is MFGTLMYDMRHKEPTFIENNPESVINRNRRGKPHIACEYCRGRKLRCNGDPTGCDRCKSSSNNCSYPKNRNMVRKQKSSPYLAKRTPKSRQASLDDTVAPPSPTFSDSFELDPTLLFDESNQGLGSTIGMSMSQEQGGLLSPSMNMASEQLETSSKDYSNSLQSAKEEQNQVDQWLASCSLLSPNGTTDMINMKGGEFSGPWQELGKDASYCDLIEDSGDDGLSSEETQLDFDMNESTDIVDESSSTPGLSSSSLDMLLDENFAAHHPVGPQVDHPTASKAQPSRKGTPVAYKMSAPAATSPMSALLESVDTTRKKKTECRCLRLAAHLLEQLGNEGANTEVPIMDGLLNCCREAIKGCESILGCNLCKSRSESMMLLAMAGQYLSSICEKTVRCYVDVAQQAQSPTTPFAGGAAIWFQSYKVESSSVQIQVLRFLVTGQVTEFCQLIGKIKSRVGTRKAHLAPLLGAERRVQCMRTLLMKCDRGDAETL, encoded by the exons ATGTTTGGCACGTTGATGTATGACATGCGGCACAAGGAGCCAACTTTCATCGAGAATAATCCAGAGTCGGTGATAAATCGCAACCGGCGCGGAAAGCCACACATTGCCTGCGAGTACTGCAGAGGCCGGAAG CTTCGATGCAACGGCGACCCAACTGGGTGTGATAGATGCAAGTCTAGCTCCAACAATTGCAGTTACCCGAAGAATAGGAACATGGTCAGAAAACAAAAGTCCTCGCCCTATTTGGCGAAAAGAACACCAAAATCGCGACAGGCATCACTTGACGACACCGTGGCACCCCCGTCACCGACATTCTCTGATAGCTTCGAGCTAGATCCTACTTTGCTCTTTGACGAGAGCAACCAAGGGCTCGGATCGACAATTGGCATGAGTATGTCGCAGGAGCAAGGTGGGCTCTTGAGCCCCAGTATGAACATGGCATCTGAACAACTCGAGACAAGCAGCAAGGACTACAGCAACAGCCTGCAATCTGCCAAAGAGGAGCAAAATCAAGTTGACCAATGGCTGGCTTCTTGCAGCCTATTGTCGCCAAACGGAACGACAGATATGATCAATATGAAGGGTGGAGAGTTCTCTGGCCCTTGGCAGGAATTAGGGAAAGATGCGTCATATTGTGACCTGATCGAGGACAGCGGGGACGACGGGTTGAGCTCAGAAGAGACTCAGCTTGACTTTGACATGAATG AGAGTACTGACATCGTTGATGAATCTTCATCGACACCTGGCTTATCGTCGTCAAGCTTGGACATGCTCCTAGACGAGAACTTCGCGGCACATCACCCAGTGGGACCGCAAGTAGACCATCCGACGGCAAGCAAGGCGCAGCCAAGCAGAAAGGGAACACCTGTGGCCTACAAAATGTCGGCACCAGCCGCCACAAGCCCCATGAGCGCGCTGCTGGAAAGCGTGGACACGAcgcggaagaagaaaaccgAGTGCCGTTGCCTGCGGCTCGCAGCGCACCTGTTGGAGCAGCTCGGGAACGAAGGCGCCAACACGGAGGTGCCGATTATGGATGGTCTGCTCAACTGCTGCCGAGAGGCCATCAAAGGGTGTGAATCCATCCTCGGGTGCAACTTGTGCAAATCGAGATCGGAGAGCATGATGCTCTTGGCGATGGCCGGGCAGTATCTGAGCAGCATCTGCGAAAAGACTGTCCGCTGCTACGTTGACGTTGCCCAGCAGGCGCAGTCGCCCACGACTCCATTCGCAGGAGGCGCTGCCATCTGGTTCCAGTCGTACAAAGTCGAAAGTTCGTCGGTTCAGATCCAGGTCCTGCGGTTTCTGGTGACGGGTCAGGTCACCGAGTTTTGCCAGCTGATTGGCAAAATCAAATCGAGAGTTGGGACGAGAAAAGCACACTTGGCACCGCTTCTCGGCGCAGAAAGAAGGGTTCAGTGCATGAGGACTTTGTTGATGAAGTGTGACCGCGGGGATGCCGAAACGCTGTAG
- a CDS encoding Putative major facilitator superfamily, MFS transporter superfamily, which yields MGTPEIEKTAVTDSPRSKSPTSVGAKESQPAVTELLQEEPKLTWRSYVWDTLDKSPEERKFMFKLDAVILTFASLGYFIKNLDQININNAFVSGMKEDMKLFGNELNYMQACWTVGYVIGEIPRQRASGRNVDFVTCSNILLTRVRPSIWIPACECTWAILTILMIKCTNVTQLYVLRFFIGLAESTFYPGMQYIIGCWYRKDELAKRSCIFHSSGSIGSMFSGYLMAAVYNLGGVHGWKGWQWLFIVDTVISLPIAIAGFFFLPDVPEITKAWWLTKDDVALAQKRMQLEGRANRQPYTKSKIKKILTSWHIYALTMLYIFFNNGCGIMSQPAFQLWLKGEGYSVKDYNTYPTITSAITVVTTWIYAWSSDSVFKGERWPPIVFSGVLNVVIYSSLAAWTIPDAWKWGCFLLVGFGGGISGLTFAWAHEICKDDNEERAIVTGSMNQMAYVIQAWLPLIIWQQVEAPRYPKGYITMIFFAVGMAGTSLLIKYLHRRELGKKALGVAA from the exons ATGGGAACCCCTGAGATCGAGAAGACCGCGGTCACCGACTCGCCTCGGAGCAAGTCGCCGACTTCTGTCGGGGCCAAGGAGTCGCAACCCGCCGTCACCGAGCTCTTGCAAGAGGAGCCGAAGCTCACATGGAGGTCATACGTTTGGGACACGCTGGACAAGTCTCCGGAAGAGCGCAAGTTCATGTTCAaactcgacgccgtcatcctcaCCTTTGCGAGTCTGGGGTACTTCATCAA GAACCTAGACCAGATCAACATTAACAATGCCTTTGTGTCCGGCATGAAGGAAGACATGAAGCTCTTCGGCAACGAGCTGAACTACATGCAAGCATGCTGGACTGTCGGATACGTCATTGGAGAGATTCCCAGGCAA AGAGCCTCGGGACGCAATGTTGACTTTGTCACCTGCAGTAACATCCTCCTCACTCGTGTCCGACCCTCCATTTGGATCCCCGCCTGCGAATGCACCTGGGCCATCCTCACCATCCTCATGATCAAATGCACCAACGTCACCCAGCTTTACGTCCTCCGATTCTTTATCGGTCTTGCCGAAAGCACCTTTTATCCCGGTATGCAGTACATCATCGGATGTTGGTACCGCAAagacgagctcgccaagaGATCCTGCATCTTCCACTCCAGCGGCTCCATCGGCTCCATGTTCTCAGGATACCTGATGGCGGCCGTGTAtaacctcggcggcgtccacGGATGGAAAGGGTGGCAATGGCTGTTCATCGTAGACACGGTCATCTCGCTGCCCATCGCTatcgccggcttcttcttcctcccggACGTGCCGGAAATCACAAAGGCGTGGTGGTTGACCAAGGACGACGTGGCGCTCGCGCAGAAACGCATGCAGCTCGAGGGACGCGCCAACCGGCAGCCGTACACCAAATCAAAGATCAAAAAGATCCTGACGAGCTGGCACATCTACGCGCTGACGATGCTGTACATCTTCTTCAACAACGGATGCGGCATCATGAGCCAGCCCGCGTTCCAGCTGTGGCTCAAGGGCGAAGGCTATAGCGTCAAGGACTACAACACCTACCCTACAATCACGTCTGCCATCACCGTCGTCACGACGTGGATCTACGCCTGGTCCTCCGACTCTGTTTTCAAGGGCGAGCGGTGGCCGCCCATCGTCTTTTCCGGCGTGCTCAACGTCGTCATCTACTCGAGCctggcggcgtggacgaTTCCCGACGCGTGGAAATGGGGCTGTTTTCTgctcgtcggcttcggcggcggcatcagcGGGTTGACATTCGCCTGGGCCCATGAGATCTGTaaggacgacaacgaggagCGGGCCATCGTGACAGGCTCGATGAACCAGATGGCCTATGTCATCCAGGCTTGGTTGCCGCTCATCATCTGGCAGCAGGTGGAGGCGCCCCGGTATCCCAAGGGGTATATCACCATGATCTTCTTCGCGGTTGGCATGGCGGGGACGTCTCTGCTGATCAAGTATCTGCACCGCCGTGagttggggaagaaggcaTTGGGAGTTGCGGCTTAG